The Chitinivorax sp. B genome window below encodes:
- the msrP gene encoding protein-methionine-sulfoxide reductase catalytic subunit MsrP codes for MLIRHPTDILPSEITDKALYLSRRDFMTAAGAAGLVLAGVSGPVEAKLATVPSRFSTADKPNTKQEITTYNNFYEFGTDKGDPAVNAGKLVTRPWTVRVEGEVMKPKTFDLDEIMKLAPLEERIYRLRCVEGWSMVIPWIGYSLSEILKRVEPTSKAKYVEFTTLKRPEQMPGQRNAVLDWPYVEGLRIDEAMNPLTLVTLGLYGELLPNQNGAPIRIAVPWKYGFKSAKSVIRIRLVEKQPISSWMSANPREYGFFSNVNPQVDHPRWSQASERRIGEFFKRKTVMFNGYGDQVASMYAGMDLKKYF; via the coding sequence ATGCTGATCCGTCACCCTACCGATATCTTGCCCAGTGAAATTACCGATAAGGCTTTGTACTTGTCCCGCCGTGACTTCATGACTGCAGCCGGGGCTGCGGGTCTGGTGTTGGCGGGTGTTAGTGGGCCGGTTGAGGCTAAACTGGCAACGGTACCCAGCCGATTTTCAACAGCTGATAAACCCAACACCAAGCAAGAAATCACCACCTACAACAACTTCTATGAGTTTGGCACTGACAAGGGCGACCCTGCTGTCAATGCGGGCAAGTTGGTCACCCGGCCTTGGACAGTCAGGGTAGAAGGAGAGGTGATGAAGCCCAAGACCTTTGATCTGGACGAAATCATGAAGTTGGCCCCTTTGGAAGAGCGCATCTATCGATTGCGCTGTGTCGAGGGGTGGTCAATGGTTATCCCGTGGATTGGTTATTCGCTGTCGGAGATACTGAAACGGGTTGAACCGACCAGCAAAGCTAAGTATGTGGAATTTACTACCTTGAAGCGACCTGAGCAAATGCCCGGGCAACGTAATGCTGTACTGGATTGGCCATATGTCGAAGGGTTACGGATTGATGAGGCAATGAATCCGTTGACTTTGGTGACGCTTGGGCTTTACGGTGAATTATTGCCAAATCAGAATGGTGCACCGATTCGTATCGCGGTGCCCTGGAAGTATGGCTTCAAGAGTGCCAAGTCCGTTATCCGAATCCGCTTGGTGGAAAAACAGCCCATAAGTAGCTGGATGAGCGCCAATCCGCGAGAGTATGGGTTCTTTTCCAACGTGAATCCACAGGTGGACCACCCGCGCTGGAGTCAGGCCAGCGAACGTCGCATCGGTGAATTCTTCAAGCGCAAAACGGTGATGTTCAACGGTTACGGTGATCAGGTCGCTTCAATGTATGCTGGGATGGATTTGAAGAAGTATTTTTAG
- a CDS encoding TonB family protein: MFNLRFGSLLACVLITSVHAETPVNHFDTPPIHDALHLKNQRPVASATSRELGEHGQTIITVLIRRDGTLQDAKIKQSSGFPRLDNLSLDTVKVWKFEPGRRDGVPVVASVDIPFDFPPGDTANSIIVANVSSRKDAPELCGHHFPNPDKWLPLKSEQPPVNDYPKTIQDRAIPINRWDKEFDFDSGTSPYLAFELPRYEMPYKIKVTSVPSPKLFYPIFALLDRQKRVTRCIATGHQFITGNWSRHPNYVIELPIDRDSRRDRYLIVFTTAFQANNVVTDKESYTLASVVNNYILAMLGAKPGDPPPIPHGYYGMLRLEEKPLNITKKPVADRHAH, translated from the coding sequence ATGTTCAACCTACGTTTCGGCTCGTTACTTGCCTGTGTTCTAATCACGTCAGTTCACGCTGAAACACCTGTCAACCATTTTGACACCCCACCCATTCATGATGCGTTGCACCTGAAAAATCAACGGCCGGTTGCAAGTGCGACATCACGAGAGTTAGGGGAACATGGTCAAACCATCATTACGGTATTGATTAGACGGGACGGTACTTTGCAGGATGCCAAGATCAAGCAATCATCAGGCTTTCCACGACTGGACAATCTGTCATTGGACACGGTCAAGGTCTGGAAATTTGAACCAGGCAGGCGTGATGGCGTACCTGTTGTTGCATCGGTCGACATCCCGTTCGATTTCCCACCCGGTGATACGGCCAACAGCATCATTGTTGCTAACGTTAGCTCTCGTAAAGATGCGCCAGAGCTCTGTGGCCACCACTTTCCGAACCCTGATAAATGGCTGCCACTGAAATCGGAACAACCTCCGGTCAATGACTATCCCAAGACGATTCAGGACCGCGCCATTCCCATCAATCGCTGGGATAAGGAATTCGATTTCGATAGCGGGACTAGCCCTTATCTGGCTTTCGAGCTCCCACGTTATGAAATGCCTTACAAAATCAAAGTCACCAGCGTACCTAGTCCCAAGCTGTTCTACCCGATTTTTGCTTTGCTTGATCGGCAGAAACGCGTAACCCGGTGTATTGCCACAGGCCATCAGTTCATCACCGGCAATTGGTCACGCCATCCCAACTACGTGATCGAACTGCCTATTGACCGAGATTCCCGCCGGGATCGCTACCTGATCGTTTTTACAACGGCATTTCAGGCAAATAACGTCGTAACAGACAAAGAGAGCTATACGTTAGCAAGTGTGGTGAATAACTATATACTAGCAATGCTGGGTGCAAAACCGGGCGATCCCCCGCCGATTCCGCATGGCTACTATGGCATGCTGCGTCTTGAAGAAAAGCCGTTGAATATCACAAAGAAACCGGTCGCAGATAGGCATGCACACTAG